From a single Theropithecus gelada isolate Dixy chromosome 8, Tgel_1.0, whole genome shotgun sequence genomic region:
- the NOV gene encoding protein NOV homolog, whose amino-acid sequence MQSVQSTGFCLRKQCLCLTFLLLHLLGQVAATQHCPPKCPGQCPTTPPTCAPGVRAVLDGCSCCPVCARQRGESCSDLEPCDESSGLYCDRSADPSNQTGICMAVEGDNCVFDGVIYRSGEKFQPSCKFQCTCRDGQIGCVPRCQLDVLLPEPNCPAPRKVEVPGECCEKWICGPDEEDSLGGLTLAAYRPEATLGVEVSDSSVNCIEQTTEWTACSKSCGMGFSTRVTNRNRQCEMLKQTRLCMVRPCEQEPEQPTDKKGKKCLRTKKSLKAIHLQFKNCTSLHTYKPRFCGVCSDGRCCTPHNTKTIQAEFQCSPGQIVKKPVMVIGTCTCHTNCPKNNEAFLQELELKTTRGKM is encoded by the exons ATGCAGAGTGTGCAGAGCACGGGCTTTTGTCTCCGAAAGCAGTGCCTTTGCCTGACCTTCCTGCTTCTCCATCTCCTGGGACAG GTCGCTGCGACTCAGCACTGCCCTCCCAAGTGCCCGGGCCAGTGCCCCACGACGCCGCCGACCTGCGCCCCCGGGGTGCGCGCGGTGCTGGACGGCTGCTCCTGCTGTCCGGTGTGCGCCCGCCAGCGTGGCGAGAGCTGCTCAGATCTGGAGCCATGCGACGAGAGCAGTGGCCTCTACTGTGACCGCAGCGCAGACCCCAGCAACCAGACTGGCATCTGCATGG CGGTAGAGGGAGATAACTGTGTGTTCGATGGGGTCATCTACCGCAGTGGAGAGAAATTTCAGCCAAGCTGCAAATTCCAGTGCACCTGCAGAGATGGGCAGATTGGTTGTGTGCCTCGCTGTCAGCTGGACGTGCTACTGCCCGAGCCTAACTGCCCAGCTCCAAGAAAAGTTGAGGTGCCTGGGGAGTGCTGTGAAAAGTGGATCTGTGGCCCAGATGAGGAGGATTCACTGGGAGGCCTCACTCTTGCAG CTTACAGACCAGAAGCCACCCTAGGAGTAGAAGTCTCTGACTCAAGTGTCAACTGCATTGAACAGACCACAGAGTGGACGGCATGCTCTAAGAGCTGTGGTATGGGGTTCTCCACCCGGGTCACCAATAGGAACCGTCAATGTGAGATGCTGAAACAGACTCGGCTCTGCATGGTGCGGCCCTGTGAACAAGAGCCGGAGCAGCCAACAGATAAG aaaggaaaaaagtgtcTCCGCACCAAGAAATCACTCAAAGCCATCCACCTGCAATTCAAAAACTGCACCAGCCTGCACACCTACAAGCCTAGGTTCTGTGGGGTCTGCAGTGATGGTCGGTGCTGCACTCCCCACAATACCAAAACCATCCAGGCAGAGTTTCAGTGCTCCCCAGGGCAAATAGTCAAGAAACCAGTGATGGTCATTGGGACCTGCACCTGTCACACCAACTGTCCTAAGAATAATGAGGCCTTCCTCCAGGAGCTGGAGCTGAAGACTACCAGAGGGAAAATGTAA